From the Trifolium pratense cultivar HEN17-A07 linkage group LG4, ARS_RC_1.1, whole genome shotgun sequence genome, the window GGAAGTGAGTACCCTCAATTTCTTTCCATGTATTAGCTCTCAAGGAGAAAAACTCCAAATGTGATGAAACACCGTCTAAGCTTGTATCTATCGACATTGAAACCACCAAGTAATCATCTTTTGACTGGTCATACCCAAAACCATACATATAACAGAAAATATTGGCATCTAACTTAGATTTGGAATCAAAAGTAGAAAAAGGTATTTGTTTATGAATTCCATTGAATGGATTACATAGGCAGAGACTTGAAGaacatttgaaaaatataaaccCTCTACACGAACTTGTAAGGGTAATACTAAATTGATTATATGGGAAAAGAGGATGATTAAAAAACTTAAGGTTGGGTGAAGCATAAACATGCTTAAGTGATTCTTCAAAATCTATAGAGCGAGTTTTAAGACGTGGAGCTTTATTTGATAAGAGGAGAATTCTACGAGTGGGTGTTGCGGCGGAAAGTTGAAaatgtgaatttgcaaaatgGGGATCTGAGATAAGAGAAAACCATGACTTACAAACGCACTTGAAACGTGTAAGAGACTTCACTGGTAACCTCAGTAAAATCTGAATGATCaattcatgaggaagatactgccgagtcttcttcttcttcttcttctcctccgTGCGCTTTCTTCCTCTGTGACGGTTTTTCCTCTTCATTTCGGAAACCCTAATGAGACTGACAGAGGGAGAGCggggtaaataaataaatgaaatatcgTCAAACAAACATTTGTATagttggaaagaaagaaaaaaaaaagaagtgaataGACAATTTCGTCCTCACAATTATCTCGTactaaatagtaaaaaaaaatatattagtatataATATGTTGTCTGATTCgtcaaatatcaaatttttataattttactattatacaattaaaaatattaatcgtcaaagttatacATCGACatgcgtgaaacagtcaactgtgtcaatcaaattgggacggagggagtactaaggattcaaatttagaaatttttttattggaaatGGTGTAGTCAAAGTCAACATAATAAAAGtctaaattttgttgtttttaatgcacaatttttcttttatttctatttttagttccttaactagtgtcatagagcactagttagcaagaccctattGAATGACATggagaaatataataatataatgcaCAGACAGTGTAAActaattttacaccgtcaattgATAGCAACTGTGTATTCCGCCAAATCATCCCACTATACCCCACTATAATTATATgacattcttcttctttttttttcaaaccaaactcaatcaatttttttataccatTTATCCTAATATATCCAAATGACTTCTTTCTAACACAATGGTGGTATAAAATGAGTTGAAGAATGTTTGGTGGAAACCATTAGGTGtatatagagagagaaagagataaatataaagatttttttttttttttttaaaggctAGTGTAATGCAAAGGCATCAGTTGTAGAAActtgacatcccaactatgttggcaccccaaGCACCATCAATCATTTGCAGCACcacacataaaaatttattgaaacaaAGCAATTGAACATTGGGGGGACTAGGCCAAAACCCAAGAAAAACAATCAATTGAATCTATAAGAAGGCAAAGCTGTCCTATTGCGAAAAAAGTCATCACCAATAAAACTAGGAACATTATCCCACCAGTGATCTTCCCGAGACGttaaactaaaatttgcaaGCTTATCAGCACAACAATTTCCTTCcctaaaaatatgagaaattctAAAGTTCATGCAGATAAATATAAAGATACTAATGGGATATATACGTTAATGCAGTTATAGTTTCAGATGTAAAATCAATGGATAGGAACAGTTACTGTGTGTGCTACTGTGTTGTTTTTTCAGAGCAGTAAATCTAGGTCCTTAGCATTTTTGGCCAAATATAACACTTCATTGTgaaaaatagagagaaaatgACTATCAACACTTCGTTGAGAGTTATATATAGGAATATCATTTAAGCGAGTGTTGTAATGACTATTAGCATTTCTGGCCAAAGTGGTATAAATTGACAATTTTAAGCGAATTAGATGTAGGAATACCATTTAAGTGAGTGTTGCTTTGACGAGAAAGTCTTCTATAAGCACAAACGCAAATAATATTTGTTAGGCACACTCGCaagaaataagaaaaaactaaaaaaaaaatgattaaagtagtataaattgattttacaattttattttatttttaagttttttgatTTGTGTGTTTGTGCGCCCAAAGCTTCCAAATGATTGTCCCTAAGCAAGTGTATCTCTCGTTTGATAGGTTATGACTCTACCTTCAATTGCTTTTCAGGAACCAACACAATCTCACGATCCTAGAGAGATTGGTGTTGTTTGGCATGTTTGCGATCCCCAAGACTTTCCACCCACTCATTCTCTTTATCATGTGGTTGTACCGGAACAACATGAGCACCAATTGCTTCGTCTTCATGAACAAAATGTTTCCCATCAAGAGTGCTAGATCCATGAGTGGCATTCTCTTGAAGCTCGACACCTACCACATCATAATGCACTTGGTCCTAAAGGTGTATGCTACTATCATTTTGGGCAATATTCTCAGGAATTGAATCGTAACCTTTTGGAACAACTATCAATCGTTTCTTCGGGGATAGATTGAACCTGTTGCACATTATCGTTGGCCTCTTTCTcttaaaaaaacttatgaaaagaTATAAtccatattatattattatatattctaaatAGTTAATCAGTGAAGCAAGGAAAACTTCAAGTGGAATATGTGGTATCCATTATATCATGTAATTGTGATTTTGATCTTAATCAACATACATAACTTGTCAGATTTTGAATCACACAAACATATCTGTTAATATTCTCAATTACCATCTCACAAATAGTTGACAACAGGTCATAGTACAAATGACGTCAAACACAAGTTACACTACAAATGCAGCCACCCAAGATTTCATAATAACAAATACACACATTTTTGCTTCCTAATTCAAGCTAAAATTCCTTCACAAATGAAGCCTCAGTTGTCATATGCACCAATGGTTTTCTAAATTCACCCTCTGTCTACTTGAATTAAGCTCCGGAATTGCATAGATAGATTATCAATACAAACTAGAAAATGTAGGTTTGATTatcaacaatagaaaacaaattaacataaaGAGCTGTTAAACACACACATTATCAaataggggtgtgcaaaaaatttggctatccttaaccaaattactaaccaatccatatccaatcttagtttgcaaaatccatttaaaaaaaaaaccacaccactccaataaaaaaacaccaattataaaccataaccacattttgtaatttggtttggaattggtttgaaaattcaggcccaatagctaattcaggcccaattttcaattttttaaaattctttattttataataaaataattaattaaaagaggtgGTGGAGGACCGGTGGTCAACACGGCGGCGCTCCGACCGGCACGGCGGCGGTTTTCCGGCGGCGGTCCGGCGACTTTCACGGCGGCCGTCGGCAGTGCTCCGGTGGCCGGTGGTTGTTATAGTCCATTGAACCCAAAAAACCTTCAAGTTGGTTATAGTCCTCAAGTTTTGTCTAAACCATATTAGAG encodes:
- the LOC123881731 gene encoding F-box/kelch-repeat protein At3g23880-like, whose translation is MKRKNRHRGRKRTEEKKKKKKTRQYLPHELIIQILLRLPVKSLTRFKCVCKSWFSLISDPHFANSHFQLSAATPTRRILLLSNKAPRLKTRSIDFEESLKHVYASPNLKFFNHPLFPYNQFSITLTSSCRGFIFFKCSSSLCLCNPFNGIHKQIPFSTFDSKSKLDANIFCYMYGFGYDQSKDDYLVVSMSIDTSLDGVSSHLEFFSLRANTWKEIEGTHFPYITVSGAPKVGSLIDGAIHWLAFRRDLDSTVIVAFDLMERELVEMSFPDYIDIELIDCDLWVFGEFLALWVMDMEDNDKVDIWVMKEYKVRSSWTKTLVLSIDVNSTGFFYPICCTKSGDIIGTDGHTQLLKYDDKGQVIEHYSYNKRGGSQLAMYTESLLSLPGDSEQA